A window of the Lactuca sativa cultivar Salinas chromosome 7, Lsat_Salinas_v11, whole genome shotgun sequence genome harbors these coding sequences:
- the LOC128127186 gene encoding uncharacterized protein LOC128127186, with product MFAIPCTIGDLHVESVMLDLGASINVMPYSVFQSLNVGPLEETGVIIQLADNSSVFPRGVLEDVLVQVNQLVFHVDFYVIDLQEKTPSKSSMILLGRPFMNTAHTIIDVHNGKTTMELDGETIHFNIFEEMRYPSNIYPLYRVDVIEPITQQLFELSNGDLLKMVLNMSLEGESLKNTLDLYTLDSEVEDIVKALEISNSTKKDVSQVALSLL from the coding sequence ATGTTTGCTATACCTTGTACCATTGGTGATTTACATGTTGAAAGTGTTATGCTAGATCTTGGAGCCTCAATCAATGTCATGCCATACTCGGTTTTTCAATCTCTCAATGTTGGACCTTTGGAAGAAACCGGAGTCATCATTCAATTAGCGGACAACTCAAGTGTATTTCCAAGAGGCGTGTTGGAGGATGTACTAGTTCAAGTAAATCAACTAGTATTTCATGTGGATTTTTATGTCATTGACCTTCAAGAAAAGACTCCTTCCAAGTCATCTATGATTCTCCTTGGAAGACCCTTCATGAATACCGCTCACACGATTATTGATGTCCACAATGGGAAGACCACCATGGAGTTAGATGGAGAGACCATTCACTTCAACATCTTTGAAGAAATGAGATATCCTAGCAACATATATCCATTGTATCGAGTTGATGTGATTGAGCCAATCACCCAACAATTATTCGAGTTATCAAATGGGGATCTTTTGAAGATGGTGCTTAACATGAGTCTTGAAGGTGAAAGTTTGAAGAATACCTTGGATTTGTATACATTGGATTCCGAAGTTGAAGATATTGTGAAGGCTTTAGAAATTTCTAATTCCACAAAGAAGGATGTTTCTCAAGTTGCCTTATCTCTTCTCTGA
- the LOC111908172 gene encoding uncharacterized protein LOC111908172, whose translation MGFQNNFNPNWRNNQNNPYPLKQNPPNLLMRPQHPQHQSQKPPYPQNSYNPPNYQQPPQQGESSGTHQMSLQEFVTSLAQSQTQFQQETKNSFSNIQAQIGDLATALNKIEQMGKLPSQTEKNPNVSAITLQSGITLGESQPKRISREDEDEVIIVESPKVVVPPKEPFVPNVDQPDPSNKPIKPLVIPPLFPSRLASSKKQEEEKEFLETFRKVQLNISLLDAIKQIPRYAKFLKYLCTNKRKFKTNEKIQVNANVSAVI comes from the coding sequence atgggatttcaaaacaatttcaacccAAATTGGAGGAATAACCAAAACAACCCTTATCCACTAAAGCAAAATCCACCAAATCTTTTGATGAGACCCCAACATCCACAACACCAATCCCAAAAACCTCCATATCCACAAAATTCTTATAACCCTCCAAATTACCAACAACCTCCACAACAAGGCGAATCAAGTGGTACCCATCAAATGAGCCTTCAAGAATTTGTCACTTCTCTTGCTCAAAGCCAAACCCAATTTCAACAAGAAACCAAGAATAGTTTCTCCAACATTCAAGCACAAATTGGAGACTTGGCAACCGCTCTCAACAAGATAGAACAAATGGGTAAACTTCCATCACAAACCGAGAAGAACCCCAATGTGAGTGCCATCACCTTGCAAAgtggaataacacttggagaaagTCAACCTAAAAGAATTTCAAGAGAAGACGAAGATGAAGTGATCATTGTGGAATCTCCAAAAGTTGTAGTTCCTCCAAAGGAACCGTTTGTGCCAAATGTTGATCAACCCGATCCTTCCAACAAACCCATCAAACCATTGGTCATACCACCACTTTTTCCATCCCGGTTGGCTTCCTCAAAGAAacaagaagaagagaaagagtttctTGAGACTTTCCGCAAGGTTCAACTCAACATTTCACTATTGGATGCCATTAAGCAAATCCCACGTTACGCCAAATTTCTTAAGTATTTGTGCACCAACAAGAGAAAATTCAAGACAAATGAGAAGATTCAAGTCAATGCAAATGTATCTGCGGTCATCTAA